A stretch of Lactuca sativa cultivar Salinas chromosome 6, Lsat_Salinas_v11, whole genome shotgun sequence DNA encodes these proteins:
- the LOC111882510 gene encoding uncharacterized protein LOC111882510 — protein sequence MEKYLTKRKFSDSSEASNVDFSKHSRVEINLPDLPLDPGMRTRILDYDPNVRDEVRRAYLLKGPCQPNSHEFPYTLFGKKPRRFNVAWFNVKEYSTWLEYSVTQNAVYCLYCYLFKPYVGAQGGGDTFVSVGFENWGHKEKLNQHVGGFKSVHNQAWSKCKDLLNNKQRVDVAFAKHLTQSSIDYDIRLDASIDCIRFLLRQGLAFRGHDESETSANRGNFIELLQFLADHNQSIKDVTFNNAPLNLKLTSPDIQKDIVHAAAIETTKLIINDIGECFFSLLVDESRDISLKEQMSVVLRYVDVEGRVIERFLGIEHVPNTAAIILKETLDNLFSRHGLSISSLRGQGYDGASNMKGELGGLKTLILNENASAYYIHCFSHQLQLTLVAVAKNNSKIVSLFVLLTNVVNVVGDSCKRLDRLREQQASKVIEALGLGEIISGRGLNQETFLIKPGDTRWGSHYGTLISMITLFPSVLDVLEIITEDGATPEQKCEADMLINSLQTFDFIFSLHFMKKLLGITNELSQALQRKDQDIVNAMNLVRICKMQLQNLRDSGWDSMLTQTTLFCKKHEIEVCNMDAMFLLPGRSRRKYPKMTNLHYYRVELFYDVIDLQRTELESRFSETSTKLLLFMACLNPNNSFAAFDKNKLIQLARLYPNDFSDMDLEILNDQLETYILDMLNSSEFLNLNGFGDLAQKMVETKRDKVFSMVYLLIKFALTLPVSTATVEISFSAMKIVKNRIRNKMGDQWMNDNLVAYIEKKVFADVANQDISNMFDKMKTRRRP from the coding sequence ATGGAGAAATATTTAACAAAGAGAAAATTTTCGGATTCATCAGAGGCATCTAATGTTGATTTTTCTAAACATAGCCGTGTGGAAATCAATTTACCAGATCTTCCCTTAGACCCTGGAATGAGGACTAGGATTTTAGATTATGATCCTAATGTTCGAGATGAAGTTCGAAGAGCATACCTCTTAAAAGGGCCTTGCCAACCTAACTCTCACGAGTTTCCTTACACTCTTTTTGGCAAAAAACCACGAAGATTTAATGTTGCTTGGTTTAATGTTAAAGAATATTCTACATGGCTAGAATATAGTGTAACTCAAAATGCTGTGTATTGCTTATATTGTTATTTATTCAAACCATATGTTGGAGCACAAGGAGGCGGTGACACGTTTGTTAGTGTGGGATTTGAAAATTGGGGACATAAAGAAAAGTTGAATCAACATGTTGGAGGTTTCAAGAGTGTTCACAACCAAGCTTGGTCCAAGTGCAAGGATTTATTGAACAACAAACAACGTGTTGATGTTGCGTTTGCAAAGCATTTAACACAAAGTTCAATAGACTATGATATACGATTGGATGCATCAATTGATTGTATTCGATTTCTATTAAGACAAGGTCTTGCATTTAGAGGACATGATGAAAGTGAAACTTCAGCTAACAGAGGGAACTTTATAGAGTTGTTGCAATTTCTAGCTGATCATAATCAAAGCATTAAAGATGTTACTTTCAATAATGCTCCTTTGAATCTAAAGTTGACTTCACCAGATATCCAAAAAGACATTGTTCATGCAGCTGCAATTGAAACAACGAAGCTCATTATAAATGATATTGGCGAATGTTTTTTCTCTCTCCTTGTCGATGAATCTCGTGATATTTCGCTTAAAGAACAAATGAGTGTTGTGTTGCGGTATGTAGATGTAGAAGGTCGTGTAATTGAACGCTTTCTAGGTATTGAGCATGTCCCAAATACTGCAGCTATTATACTTAAAGAGACACTCGATAATTTGTTTTCAAGACATGGGTTGAGCATCTCCAGTTTGCGCGGACAAGGTTATGATGGGGCAAGTAATATGAAAGGTGAACTTGGTGgtcttaaaactttgattttgaatgAAAATGCAAGTGCatattatattcattgtttttctCACCAGCTTCAACTTACTCTTGTAGCGGTggcaaaaaataattcaaaaatcgtTTCTTTGTTTGTGTTGCTAACCAATGTTGTGAATGTTGTTGGAGATTCTTGCAAGCGTCTTGACCGTCTTCGAGAACAACAAGCTTCCAAAGTTATTGAAGCACTTGGTTTAGGTGAAATCATAAGCGGTCGAGGCCTcaatcaagaaacatttcttatCAAACCGGGAGACACACGTTGGGGATCCCATTATGGTACTTTGATAAGTATGATTACATTGTTTCCATCCGTTTTAGATGTTCTTGAGATTATTACGGAAGATGGAGCAACCCCAGAACAAAAATGTGAAGCTGATATGTTAATTAACTCCTTGCAGACCTTTGATTTCATATTTTCTTTGCACTTCATGAAAAAATTATTGGGTATTACGAATGAGTTGTCCCAAGCATTGCAAAGGAAAGATCAAGATATTGTAAATGCAATGAACTTGGTTAGAATTTGCAAGATGCAATTGCAAAATTTGAGGGATAGTGGATGGGATTCTATGCTCACTCAGACTACATTGTTTTGTAAAAAACACGAGATTGAGGTTTGCAACATGGATGCAATGTTCTTACTTCCTGGACGGTCACGACGAAAATATCCAAAGATGACAAACTTACACTACTATCGTGTAGAGTTATTCTACGATGTCATTGATTTGCAACGCACAGAACTAGAGAGTCGTTTTAGTGAGACTAGCACCAAATTGCTTCTTTTCATGGCGTGTCTCAATCCAAATAACTCATTTGCAGCTTTTGataaaaacaaattaattcagCTAGCTCGTTTATATCCAAATGATTTTTCAGATATGGATTTGGAGATACTTAACGATCAACTAGAAACTTATATTCTCGATATGTTGAATTCGTCAGAGTTTTTGAATCTAAATGGGTTTGGCGATCTTGCACAGAAGATGGTTGAAACAAAAAGGGATAAAGTGTTTTCTATGGTTTACTTGCTCATCAAATTCGCATTGACGTTACCGGTTTCAACAGCAACAGTTGAGATATCGTTTTCCGCTATGAAGATTGTGAAGAACAGGATACGCAA